A stretch of the Haloarcula ordinaria genome encodes the following:
- a CDS encoding helix-turn-helix domain-containing protein produces MSVIAKFTIDSSEFILGQVLSMEAGTHVEMERVVPASRRVMPYVWVSGVDLDEFEQHVRADESIESLTALDYIDGQGLYRVQWNENVESLVYGMAEVNATILEAAGNEQWTFRLRFDDHSGLANFHNYCTEHDISFTLERVYTLSDEQAGGYSFGLTESQRAALMLAVENGYFEVPRGTTLGEIGEEIGITEQTTSENVRRGANKVLRKVLLEQSAADLSNR; encoded by the coding sequence ATGTCCGTAATCGCGAAATTCACCATCGACTCGAGCGAGTTCATCCTGGGGCAGGTCCTCTCGATGGAAGCGGGGACACACGTCGAGATGGAGCGGGTCGTTCCGGCGTCGAGACGTGTGATGCCGTACGTTTGGGTCTCCGGGGTGGACCTGGACGAGTTCGAGCAGCACGTCCGCGCCGACGAGAGTATCGAGTCACTCACGGCGCTCGACTACATCGACGGGCAGGGGCTCTATCGGGTCCAGTGGAACGAGAACGTCGAGAGCCTCGTCTACGGCATGGCGGAAGTCAATGCGACGATACTGGAGGCCGCGGGCAACGAGCAGTGGACCTTCCGGCTCCGTTTCGACGACCACTCGGGACTGGCGAACTTCCACAACTACTGTACCGAACACGACATCTCGTTCACGCTCGAACGCGTCTACACGCTGTCCGACGAGCAGGCGGGTGGCTACTCGTTCGGACTGACCGAGTCACAGCGGGCGGCCCTGATGCTCGCAGTAGAGAACGGTTACTTCGAGGTTCCGCGCGGGACCACGCTCGGGGAGATCGGCGAGGAGATCGGTATCACCGAGCAAACGACCTCGGAAAACGTCCGCCGTGGTGCGAACAAGGTGTTGCGGAAGGTGCTTCTAGAGCAGTCGGCTGCCGACCTGAGTAACCGGTGA
- the aroC gene encoding chorismate synthase, whose amino-acid sequence MNGNEFGRLFRMTTYGESHGKAMGCTVSGVPAGVELSEAEIQEDLDRRKPGQSMITTSRGEPDEVTINSGLQDGYTTGTPIGMVIQNKDARSGKYEPFITAPRPSHGDYTYSAKFGTRNWGGGGRSSARETVNWVAAGGVAKQVLAQSDYDVTIKAHVCQIGDVEAGPVTFEDILEHSEENEVRCADPDAAEEMRDVADQHQKEGDSIGGAIYFECRGVPSGLGAPRFDSFPSRLAQAMYSIPAVNDFEYGIGREARTTRGSDYNEDWEFDESEATAPESASDEESRARGHPTPVGNDHGGIQGGITTGQPIYGEVSWHPPVSIPKTQTTVDWETGEEKEITVTGRHDPVLPPRAVPVVEAMLYCTVLDFMLLGGRLNPDRLDDRPGEYDTDYHPSSPQNDPEDAGTHAKPVDED is encoded by the coding sequence ATGAACGGCAACGAGTTCGGTCGTCTCTTTCGGATGACGACCTACGGCGAGTCACACGGGAAGGCGATGGGCTGTACCGTCTCGGGCGTCCCGGCCGGCGTCGAGCTCTCCGAAGCGGAGATACAGGAGGACCTCGACCGGCGCAAGCCCGGTCAGTCGATGATAACCACATCGCGCGGGGAACCGGACGAGGTGACCATCAACTCGGGCCTGCAGGACGGCTACACGACCGGCACCCCCATCGGGATGGTCATCCAGAACAAGGACGCCCGCTCGGGCAAGTACGAGCCGTTCATCACGGCACCCCGCCCCTCGCACGGCGACTACACCTACTCGGCGAAGTTCGGGACCCGTAACTGGGGCGGTGGCGGCCGGTCGTCGGCCCGCGAGACCGTCAACTGGGTCGCGGCCGGCGGCGTCGCGAAGCAGGTACTGGCCCAGTCCGACTACGACGTGACCATCAAGGCCCACGTCTGCCAGATCGGCGACGTCGAGGCCGGCCCGGTCACCTTCGAGGACATCCTCGAACATAGCGAGGAAAACGAGGTCCGGTGTGCCGACCCCGACGCGGCCGAGGAGATGCGCGACGTGGCCGACCAGCACCAGAAAGAGGGGGACTCCATCGGCGGCGCTATCTACTTCGAGTGCCGCGGCGTCCCGTCCGGACTCGGTGCGCCCCGGTTCGACAGCTTCCCCTCCCGGCTCGCACAGGCGATGTACTCCATCCCGGCGGTCAACGACTTCGAGTACGGCATCGGCCGCGAGGCCCGGACGACCCGCGGGAGCGACTACAACGAGGACTGGGAGTTCGACGAGAGCGAGGCGACGGCCCCGGAATCCGCGAGCGACGAGGAGTCGCGAGCGAGGGGCCACCCGACGCCCGTCGGCAACGACCACGGGGGCATCCAGGGCGGCATCACGACCGGCCAACCAATCTACGGCGAGGTATCCTGGCATCCGCCGGTCTCGATTCCCAAGACCCAGACGACCGTCGACTGGGAGACCGGCGAGGAGAAAGAGATTACCGTCACCGGGCGCCACGACCCCGTCCTCCCGCCGCGGGCGGTCCCCGTCGTCGAGGCGATGCTGTACTGTACGGTGCTAGACTTCATGCTCCTCGGTGGCCGACTCAACCCGGACCGGCTCGACGACCGCCCCGGCGAGTACGACACCGACTACCACCCGTCCAGTCCGCAGAACGACCCCGAGGACGCGGGCACCCACGCGAAACCGGTCGACGAGGACTGA